A portion of the Malania oleifera isolate guangnan ecotype guangnan chromosome 3, ASM2987363v1, whole genome shotgun sequence genome contains these proteins:
- the LOC131150567 gene encoding uncharacterized protein LOC131150567, whose product MEGTDEGVERVVDSKDLQQQSKALDKLTDRVEDRQLDSTRVQEAMASIAASADADWNALRMRDKELAAVKINPTDVDIIANELELDKKVAERTLREHKGDAVAAVRHLLR is encoded by the exons ATGGAGGGAACAGACGAGGGGGTAGAGAGAGTAGTAGATTCAAAGGACCTTCAGCAGCAGAGCAAGGCCTTGGACAAGCTTACCGATCGGGTCGAAGATCGTCAGCTCGATTCCACTCGTGTCCAAGAG GCTATGGCATCTATTGCTGCGTCCGCCGACGCTGATTGGAATGCTTTGAGAATGAG GGACAAAGAATTGGCTGCTGTGAAGATCAATCCGACCGATGTTGACATAATTGCTAATGAATTAGAG TTGGACAAGAAGGTGGCAGAGAGAACCTTACGGGAGCATAAAGGTGATGCAGTGGCTGCTGTTCGACACTTGCTTCGGTAG